From Butyricimonas paravirosa, one genomic window encodes:
- a CDS encoding DUF6266 family protein has translation MAKFNSYLLGKVRKSVGNITTCIFNKENIAKAKIFSRKDVKTPEILAQRAKMKAIVSIARKLLPVIRKGFVGVGRGTTSNAFTSLNMSRIEVDEKYSATVDFERLLCASGPLYTPKVSVSYDESTKMYSFTQEMQDDEGDGFSCASDKVYAALYETALSRTKLVTLRERGENGNTSVSLPEDWDPAKVHAYCFATSKNGRMASDSRHLAIS, from the coding sequence ATGGCAAAATTCAATTCTTACCTTTTAGGTAAAGTCAGAAAATCAGTAGGTAACATCACCACGTGCATTTTCAACAAGGAGAACATCGCTAAAGCCAAAATTTTCTCCCGGAAGGACGTGAAGACCCCGGAAATACTGGCGCAAAGGGCTAAAATGAAAGCCATCGTCAGCATTGCCCGCAAGTTACTCCCCGTCATCCGGAAAGGCTTTGTCGGCGTGGGACGAGGCACGACCTCGAACGCTTTTACCTCGCTCAACATGAGTAGGATTGAAGTCGACGAGAAATACTCCGCCACGGTAGATTTTGAACGTCTGCTCTGCGCTTCCGGCCCCCTCTACACGCCGAAAGTCAGCGTCAGTTACGACGAGTCGACCAAAATGTATTCCTTCACTCAAGAGATGCAGGACGACGAAGGTGACGGTTTCTCCTGCGCCAGCGACAAGGTGTACGCTGCCCTGTACGAGACCGCCCTCAGCCGGACAAAACTCGTGACTCTCCGGGAAAGAGGAGAAAACGGTAACACGAGCGTTAGCCTCCCGGAAGACTGGGACCCGGCCAAAGTTCACGCCTATTGTTTCGCCACGTCGAAAAACGGCCGCATGGCTTCCGACAGCCGACACTTGGCAATTTCTTGA
- a CDS encoding N-acetylmuramoyl-L-alanine amidase, with protein MDILNHRLVDCEAVHLTCSKNTRPLAAPDTIVLHYTAGSNGLASAYYLTRPDVAASAHLVIDRNGDIIQLVPFNVESWHAGKSFHLGRINLNHYSIGIELDNLGKLRKEGNTFIAECGKEVQPSDVFVDEENGQPTYWHRYTDEQLKTVVLVCLLLMDRYPIRYLLRHSDITPRKIDPGPAFPQEILELNR; from the coding sequence GTGGACATCCTAAACCACCGTCTGGTAGACTGCGAGGCAGTTCACCTGACATGCTCTAAAAACACCCGGCCGCTCGCGGCCCCGGACACCATCGTCCTACATTACACGGCCGGTTCGAACGGTCTAGCATCCGCTTACTACCTAACCCGACCGGACGTGGCGGCATCCGCCCATCTCGTGATCGACCGGAACGGGGACATTATCCAGCTCGTACCTTTCAACGTGGAGTCGTGGCACGCCGGGAAAAGTTTTCACCTCGGGAGGATTAACCTGAACCACTACTCCATCGGTATTGAACTCGACAATCTCGGTAAACTTCGTAAGGAGGGCAATACCTTCATCGCCGAATGTGGCAAGGAAGTACAACCGTCGGACGTGTTCGTCGACGAGGAGAACGGGCAACCCACCTATTGGCACCGCTACACGGACGAACAGCTTAAAACGGTCGTTCTCGTGTGCCTGCTACTAATGGACCGTTACCCGATCCGTTATCTCCTACGCCACTCGGACATCACTCCCCGGAAGATCGACCCAGGCCCGGCATTCCCGCAAGAGATACTGGAACTGAACCGGTAA
- a CDS encoding 3TM-type holin: MKTVTNLVSAVGEIVDRLTLPGREKKQLETDILQLLIAVEEKTITEQAAAIREEARGNWLQRSWRPIVMLVFTLIILAGTFLNLPILADTSRFWDLLEIGLGGYIIGRGSEQLVSSLLKRPRQ, encoded by the coding sequence ATGAAAACGGTAACGAATCTGGTCAGCGCGGTAGGCGAAATCGTCGACCGCCTGACCCTCCCCGGAAGGGAGAAGAAACAACTGGAGACGGACATCCTGCAACTGCTGATTGCCGTCGAGGAAAAGACTATCACGGAACAGGCCGCCGCCATCCGGGAGGAAGCACGAGGCAACTGGCTGCAACGCTCATGGAGACCGATCGTGATGCTGGTCTTCACCCTGATCATTCTCGCCGGGACGTTCCTGAACCTGCCGATTCTCGCCGACACGTCCCGTTTCTGGGACCTGCTGGAAATCGGGCTAGGCGGGTACATCATCGGCCGAGGCAGCGAACAACTCGTCAGTTCCCTCCTCAAACGCCCCCGGCAATAA
- a CDS encoding DNA-binding protein gives MIQTENNTDSIEKIVAILYQVSEHLQGFTREFAEIREFVRKAAGNIPPLLLDKETLCRKLNIAERTLYRDIKDYNIPVHKLGSRLYFYWEEVEQSLSREKV, from the coding sequence ATGATACAAACAGAAAACAACACGGACTCCATAGAAAAAATTGTCGCCATTCTATACCAAGTATCGGAACACCTTCAGGGTTTCACGCGAGAGTTCGCGGAAATCCGGGAATTCGTGAGAAAAGCCGCCGGGAACATTCCCCCGTTATTACTTGACAAGGAAACGCTGTGCCGGAAACTGAACATTGCCGAACGCACCTTGTACCGGGACATCAAAGACTACAACATTCCCGTCCACAAGCTCGGCAGCCGTCTCTATTTTTACTGGGAAGAAGTGGAACAATCTTTAAGTCGCGAAAAAGTATGA
- a CDS encoding DUF6266 family protein — protein sequence MAKHCNSLLRGLRGRIGNTIFYRNGDQDCIRSYPLEYHDANTPEQQKNRAHLTVALRFYQQLKETLLKEVWKSEGHRLKTNGYALFMKKNFHVFTPEGKIADFSRLQIGIGRRQDVNNMTHSIAPDDKVTLQWDDNSGSPSAKATDRLIVVVLYGNRSFTPVVLDKLPFLREDEIATFSLQRKKGIKAHIYCFFASQDYKHFSNDKYFKL from the coding sequence ATGGCAAAACATTGCAACTCATTATTAAGAGGCCTGCGAGGCCGAATCGGTAACACTATTTTTTACCGGAATGGCGATCAGGATTGCATCCGCTCCTACCCGCTGGAATATCACGACGCAAACACGCCCGAACAACAAAAGAACCGGGCCCACCTGACCGTGGCCCTGCGTTTCTACCAACAGCTTAAAGAAACCTTGCTCAAAGAGGTGTGGAAAAGCGAAGGACATCGCCTGAAAACAAACGGCTACGCCCTCTTCATGAAAAAGAATTTCCACGTGTTCACCCCCGAAGGGAAAATTGCCGACTTCTCCCGCTTGCAAATCGGGATCGGCAGACGGCAAGATGTCAATAACATGACGCACTCCATTGCCCCGGACGACAAAGTTACCCTCCAATGGGACGACAACTCGGGTTCCCCGTCCGCCAAGGCTACCGACCGCCTGATCGTGGTCGTGTTGTACGGGAACCGCTCGTTTACCCCGGTCGTTCTCGACAAGCTCCCGTTCCTGCGGGAGGACGAGATCGCCACGTTCTCCCTGCAACGCAAAAAAGGGATCAAAGCACATATCTACTGCTTTTTCGCCTCGCAAGACTATAAACATTTTTCAAATGATAAATACTTTAAATTATGA